In the genome of Streptomyces pactum, one region contains:
- a CDS encoding alpha/beta hydrolase translates to MGESTTVTRPPEPDFSAMTTEELFAYRDAENRFRASGAARAVLGEPHPGAAIDWQEITLADRDLPVRVYRPAPAGDGEATARTGLPLVIHVHGGGFVGTAAQCDWTSSHLAARLPALVVSVEHRLLAPGSPLADAVDDGWDALRHVVRNAARWGVDPARTAVFGESCGALICALTAVRAREAGLELKAQVLVNPVTDVTDTMFDHASMTEYAYSPTRALPLLRFFRRLAVPRGADARAVSPLYADDLSGLPPALVVVPTRDAVADHGRSFADRLRAAGTPVRLSEYPGAPHAFLTLPGVEPQAEAAQAEILAFLRTALAK, encoded by the coding sequence ATGGGGGAGAGCACGACGGTCACGCGGCCGCCGGAGCCCGACTTCTCGGCGATGACGACCGAGGAACTGTTCGCCTACCGCGACGCGGAGAACCGCTTCCGGGCCTCCGGCGCGGCCCGCGCCGTCCTGGGAGAGCCGCACCCCGGCGCCGCCATCGACTGGCAGGAGATCACGCTCGCCGACCGCGACCTGCCGGTCCGGGTGTACCGGCCGGCCCCGGCCGGCGACGGCGAGGCCACGGCCCGGACCGGCCTGCCGCTCGTGATCCACGTCCACGGAGGCGGCTTCGTGGGCACGGCGGCGCAGTGCGACTGGACCAGCAGCCACCTCGCCGCGCGGCTGCCCGCGCTTGTCGTCTCCGTCGAACACCGCCTCCTCGCACCCGGCAGCCCGCTCGCGGACGCCGTCGACGACGGCTGGGACGCGCTCCGGCACGTGGTGCGGAACGCCGCTCGGTGGGGCGTCGACCCGGCACGCACGGCCGTGTTCGGCGAGAGCTGCGGTGCGCTGATCTGCGCCCTGACGGCCGTCCGGGCCCGGGAGGCCGGCCTGGAGCTGAAGGCGCAGGTACTGGTCAACCCGGTGACCGACGTGACCGACACGATGTTCGACCACGCCTCGATGACCGAGTACGCCTACAGCCCGACCCGGGCCCTGCCGCTGCTGCGGTTCTTCCGGCGGCTCGCCGTCCCGCGGGGAGCCGACGCCCGCGCGGTCTCGCCGCTGTACGCGGACGACCTGAGCGGGCTCCCCCCGGCGCTCGTGGTGGTGCCCACCCGGGACGCGGTCGCCGACCACGGCCGCAGCTTCGCCGATCGGCTGCGCGCGGCCGGCACGCCTGTCCGGCTCTCCGAATACCCCGGGGCACCGCACGCCTTCCTGACCCTGCCCGGCGTGGAACCACAGGCCGAGGCCGCCCAGGCGGAGATCCTCGCCTTCCTCCGCACGGCCCTGGCGAAGTGA
- a CDS encoding NAD(P)-binding domain-containing protein, translating into MQRIGIIGVGEIGRAVVEGLRHGGGASPEVFLSPRGARAAAELSERFEGVRVCAGNQDVVDRSEVVIIAVRRQDHREALAGLRVDDDTTVISLMAGVATDDLRRTLATGAPIVRAIPLPAVRERRSVTVTCPSHPVVDSLFDQLGGALPVADEGAFDVFSALTGTLTAHYAYLATLTSWAAGHGIAPGTAERYVRGLFGNVGRSLGDERSLHRLAADHETPGGNNERIRTTWFDPANAAALAKALDGLLDDLR; encoded by the coding sequence GTGCAGCGCATCGGCATCATCGGAGTGGGCGAGATCGGCCGGGCCGTCGTCGAGGGCCTGCGCCACGGGGGCGGTGCGTCGCCCGAGGTCTTCCTCTCTCCCCGGGGGGCTCGCGCCGCCGCCGAACTGTCCGAGCGCTTCGAAGGCGTCCGGGTGTGCGCCGGCAACCAGGACGTGGTGGACCGCTCGGAGGTGGTGATCATCGCGGTACGCCGCCAGGACCACCGCGAGGCGCTCGCCGGGCTGCGGGTGGACGACGACACGACCGTGATCAGCCTGATGGCCGGCGTCGCCACCGACGACCTGCGGCGCACGCTGGCCACCGGCGCCCCGATCGTCCGCGCCATCCCGCTGCCCGCCGTGCGCGAGCGCCGCTCCGTCACCGTGACCTGCCCATCGCACCCGGTGGTGGACTCCCTCTTCGACCAACTGGGCGGGGCGCTCCCGGTCGCGGACGAAGGGGCCTTCGACGTCTTCTCCGCCCTGACCGGGACGCTCACCGCCCACTACGCCTACCTCGCCACCCTCACCTCGTGGGCCGCCGGCCACGGCATCGCTCCGGGCACCGCCGAGCGGTACGTGCGCGGCCTCTTCGGGAACGTCGGCCGCTCCCTGGGTGACGAGCGCTCCCTGCACCGGCTCGCCGCCGACCACGAGACGCCCGGAGGGAACAACGAGCGCATCCGCACCACCTGGTTCGATCCGGCCAACGCCGCGGCCCTCGCGAAGGCCCTGGACGGCCTCCTCGACGATCTGCGGTAG
- a CDS encoding acyl-CoA dehydrogenase family protein gives MKPEDLKTLRQFVRSELTGDNAQVDTLTDKPLPVYDTFRETGLANWWLPQEVGGRGLSLEDSVEIVNEIAYGDAGVAFTLFISVLGTTMVQLYGSEELKARYLEPMAARGSFCATLGSERNAGSELSKIETVVTRDGDDLVITGEKFFSTNTDFADFLVVVARAADDPEAYHAIVVPRGTPGVEIVKRWDVIGLRASHTYQVKLDGCRVPADHRLEGSGLRLLEIGLNTSRILIAATAIGIARRIRDHCMTYAKSKPFRDGTLLDSPVFAQKLGQMEMLIDVMKSHCLKAARDCDQIMAKPDAATAFARQGTLKSALTAKMFCGQAGWDVASVGSEMFGGLGYTHDLPIGKLLRDIRYVSIVEGGDDVMRELVFSRYVVPVPRRT, from the coding sequence ATGAAACCGGAAGACCTGAAGACCCTGCGCCAGTTCGTCAGGAGCGAACTCACCGGCGACAACGCGCAGGTGGACACACTGACGGACAAGCCCCTGCCGGTGTACGACACGTTCCGCGAGACCGGCCTGGCCAACTGGTGGCTGCCCCAGGAGGTCGGCGGCCGCGGGCTGAGCCTGGAGGACAGCGTCGAGATCGTCAACGAGATCGCCTACGGCGACGCCGGCGTGGCCTTCACGCTGTTCATCTCGGTCCTGGGCACCACCATGGTGCAGCTGTACGGCTCCGAGGAGCTGAAGGCCCGCTATCTGGAGCCCATGGCGGCCCGGGGTTCCTTCTGCGCGACGCTGGGCAGCGAGCGGAACGCCGGCAGCGAGCTGAGCAAGATCGAGACCGTGGTCACCCGTGACGGGGACGACCTGGTCATCACCGGGGAGAAGTTCTTCTCCACCAACACCGATTTCGCCGACTTCCTGGTCGTCGTCGCCAGGGCGGCCGACGACCCCGAGGCGTACCACGCGATCGTGGTGCCGCGGGGGACCCCGGGCGTCGAGATCGTCAAGCGGTGGGACGTCATCGGTCTGCGGGCGTCGCACACGTACCAGGTGAAGCTCGACGGCTGCCGGGTGCCCGCCGACCACCGGCTGGAGGGCTCCGGGCTCCGGCTGCTGGAGATCGGCCTCAACACCAGCCGCATCCTGATCGCGGCGACCGCGATCGGCATCGCGCGGCGCATCCGGGACCACTGCATGACGTACGCCAAGAGCAAGCCGTTCCGGGACGGCACCCTGCTCGACAGCCCGGTGTTCGCGCAGAAACTGGGCCAGATGGAAATGCTGATCGACGTCATGAAGAGCCACTGCCTCAAGGCGGCCCGCGACTGCGACCAGATCATGGCGAAGCCGGACGCGGCCACCGCCTTCGCGCGGCAGGGCACGCTGAAGTCGGCGCTGACCGCCAAGATGTTCTGCGGCCAGGCCGGCTGGGACGTGGCGAGCGTCGGCTCGGAGATGTTCGGCGGGCTGGGGTACACCCACGACCTGCCCATCGGGAAGCTGCTGCGCGACATCCGCTACGTCTCGATCGTCGAAGGCGGCGACGACGTCATGCGCGAGCTGGTCTTCAGCCGTTACGTCGTCCCCGTGCCGCGCCGGACGTAG